DNA from Pseudocitrobacter corydidari:
GGAGCTTGGCATCATCGATAATCGTGACATCACGGAGCGTGATCGGCTTTACTTTTTTCCTTCGAAGCATGGGTATTCCTCATTTACATTCGCCGTTAACGCACACCCTGTGGAGTCGAACAGCGCGCTGCTCGCATGGTGTACGGAGGAGTCGGGAAAATGCAGACTCCTGTTTATCAAGCGTAGCAGGTTTGCTTGTACTGCTAGCGCGCCCCTTGCGCGGGAGCGCATTTGGGGGTGACAGCTTCGCGTTACACTCCTCAGGGTTCATAGAGTGCCGAAAGCTACCGGTGCAATCAAACCTGTTGACGCCTGTACTGGCTAATTACAGGTGGTTAAAAAATCCCCGGAATGTCGGTTCCGGTTTGGACTCAGGCCTTTTACCCTACCAGCGTTTAAATTTGTGATCAACTTCGCAAATAAATGCACGCTGTTGTTAAGTTGAGTCGATATTCGTAAATAAGTTCAATCTTAATGGATTTTTCCGTCAAAGCGCGGCTCGGTATTGTTACCAAAAACACACCCAAAAATGTCAAATAACCCTCGAAATAATTACCCGCAGTATTATTTATTTAAGATAAATCTCACCATATAAATTCACAAAGTTTTCACAGCCGATTTATCTCATCGTGCAGAGGATAAGATTTCATCAAAATATGTGATCGATATAACTAAAACACTGTTTTATTTTCATTGAATCATAATTCCAGCAAATGCATCATAGTTTCAGGAACAGCACCACGGGGCTTTTCAGGGAGAATTTCTCCCTCGTTGTACCCACCGCGTTCCGGCCGCATGGACAGAGATGCCCGAAAGGAAAGACTCGGGTAACTGGTTGAAATTATTATTCTTAACCTCTTCCGTCGTCGTTCAGATGAGAAGCGAGGATGTAATATGAAAATTAAAGCCACAATGGAAAGAATCCCTGGCGGGATGATGCTGATCCCTTTACTGCTGGGTGCCGTATTAAATACCTTTGCGCCAAACACCGGCGAATACTTTGGTTCATTCACGAAAGGCATGATTGGCGGAACGGTGCCGATTCTGGCAGTCTGGTTCTTCTGTATCGGTGCTTCAATTGACTTACGCGCAACCGGAACGGTGTTACGTAAATCCGGTACGCTGGTACTGACCAAAATTGGCGTCGCCTGGATCGTGGCACTGATTGCAGCGATGTTTATTCCAGAAAATGGTATCCAGACCGGATTCTTTGCGGGTCTGTCCGTTCTGGCAATTGTTTCCGCCATGGATATGACCAACGGTGGCTTATATGCCAGCCTGATGAACCAATATGGCACGAAAGAAGAGTCCGGCGCGTTCGTATTGATGTCGCTGGAGTCCGGCCCATTGATGACCATGGTTATTCTGGGTTCCGCTGGCCTGGCCACTTTCGAACCGCATCACTTTATCGGCGCCGTACTGCCGTTCCTGGTTGGTTTCGCGTTAGGTAACCTGGACCACGATCTGCGTGCCTTCTTCAGCAAAGCAACGCCGGTACTGATTCCATTCTTCGGCTTCGCGCTGGGGAATACCATCAACCTGAGCGTGATTATGGACACCGGCCTGCTGGGCATAGCCCTGGGCGTTGCGGTTATCGTTATCACCGGTATTCCACTGATTATTGCTGACCGCGTGATTGGCGGTGGTAACGGTACGGCGGGCATTGCGGCCTCCTCCGCGGCAGGTGCGGCAGTCGCCAACCCGGTGATTATCGCCCAGATTAACCCATCGTTTGCTCCGGTTGCCGCCTCTGCCACCGCGCTGGTCGCGGCAAGCGTCATCGTCACGGCGATTCTGGTACCTATCATCACCGCGCTTTACGCCAGACGTTTCGGCAAGGTTCCCGCAGCGGAAACCAGCACCACCGCGAGCGTCTCTCAGGCCGCGCATCACTAACATCCCCCGCCCCCTCTTCGGAGGGGGTTCTGTTTCCTCCCTGGAATAACGCCGACAAAAGTGTGGTTTTGCGCTATCATTAGCGACTGTTTGCGGCATTATGCCGGTTTTTAGGGGCTTATTGCCCTTTCGCACTTTTGAGGAAATCCCCATGTCATTACCCCACTGCCCGAAATGCAATTCCGAATACACTTACGAAGATAACGGCATGTATATCTGCCCGGAATGCGCCCACGAATGGAACGATGCTGAACCCGCACAGGACAGCGATGAGCTGATTGTGAAAGATGCCAACGGCAATCTGCTGGCCGACGGCGACAGCGTCACCGTGGTGAAAGATCTGAAAGTGAAAGGCAGCTCTTCGATGCTGAAGATCGGCACCAAAGTGAAAAACATTCGCCTGGTGGAAGGCGACCACAACATCGATTGCAAAATCGATGGTTTCGGCCCGATGAAGCTGAAATCTGAGTTTGTGAAAAAGAACTAATTGTATCTGTTGTCACACGATCGGTAGGCCGGATAAGGCGCACGCGCCGCATTCGGCCTACAAATCCCCGCTCCACCCTCATCTGTACAAAATTCGAACTACACTTAATGGGCTCTTCTTACCTGAGGTAACGATTATGCCGTTAAGTCCCTACATTGCTTTCGCCGGAAACTGCGCCGATGCCATCGCCTACTATCAACAGACGCTGGGCGCGGAATTGCTCTACAAAATCACCTTTGGCGAAATGCCGAAAGATGCGCAGGAAAGCAGCGACGGCTGCCCCTCCGGCCAAACCTATCCTGAAAGCGCGATTGCCCATGCCAACCTGAAAATTGCGGGAAGCGACATCATGATGAGCGACGGCGCGCAAAGCGGAAATACCGGCTACAGCGGCTTCACGCTGGTGCTGGATACCCAGGACGTCAACGAAGGGAAACGCTGGTTCGATAGCCTGGCGGCAGAAGGCCAGATCGAAATGGCCTGGCAGGAAACCTTCTGGGCGCACGGTTTCGGCAAAGTCACCGATCGCTACGGCCTGCCCTGGATGATCAACGTCGTCAAACAGCCTGGCGGATAACTCTGCGGGAGGCACGCCCTCCCGCTGTCATCATTTTCACCCTAACTCTTCATCTTTACGTCACTCACGCTTAACCCAACTGTCACAAAAATTCGCCACGATGGAGCCACTTTTTTAGGGAGGCTCCAGCATGCAAACGATTATCCGCGTCGAACAACTGAGCAAAACCTTCAATCAGCATCAGGCGCTGCATGCGGTTGATCTGAACATTCATCACGGTGAAATGGTGGCTCTGCTTGGGCCGTCGGGTTCCGGCAAATCCACCCTTTTACGTCACTTAAGCGGCCTGATTATCGGCGATAAAAAGCCAGAATGCCGCGTCGAACTGCTGGGCCGTACCGTCCAGCAAAATGGCCGTCTGGCACGCGATATCCGCAAAAGCCGCGCCCATACCGGCTACATCTTCCAACAATTCAACCTGGTGAACCGCCTGACCGTGCTGGAGAACGTGCTAATTGGCGCGCTCGGCAGCACGCCGTTCTGGCGCACCTGTTTTAGTTGGTTTACCCGCGAGCAGAAACAGCGCGCGTTACAGGCGCTGACCCGCGTCGGTATGGCGCACTTTGCATACCAACGCGTTTCCACGCTCTCCGGCGGCCAGCAGCAGCGTGTGGCGATTGCCCGCGCGCTGATGCAGCAGGCGAAGGTGATTCTCGCCGATGAGCCCATCGCCTCGCTGGACCCGGAATCAGCGCGCATCGTGATGGACACCCTGCGCGACATCAACCAGAACGACGGCATCACCGTGGTCGTCACGCTGCATCAGGTGGATTACGCCCTGCGCTACTGCGAACGCATCGTCGCCCTGCGCCAGGGGCACGTCTTCTACGACGGCAGCAGCCAACAGTTTGATAACGAACGTTTTGACCATCTCTACCGCAGCATTAATCGCATCGAAGAGAACGCGAAAGCTGCCTGACATCCCCATCATTGAGGAAAACGAATGAACGCTAAGATAATTGCCTCGCTGGCCTTCACCAGCATGTTCAGCCTCAGCACCCTGTTAACCCCGGCGCACGCCGAAGAGCAGGAAAAGGCGCTGAATTTCGGCATTATTTCAACGGAATCACAGCAAAACCTGAAACCGCAATGGACGCCGTTTTTACAGGATATGGAGAAGAAGCTGGGCGTGAAGGTCAACGCCTTCTTTGCCCCGGACTACGCGGGCATTATCCAGGGGATGCGCTTCAATAAAGTGGATATCGCCTGGTACGGCAACCTGTCGGCAATGGAAGCGGTGGATCGCGCCAATGGCCAGGTCTTCGCCCAGACCGTCGCGGCGGACGGATCGCCGGGTTACTGGAGCGTGTTGATCGTCAACAAAGATAGCCCGATCAACAACCTGAACGATCTGCTGGCCAAGCGGAAAGATCTCACCTTCGGCAATGGCGATCCTAACTCCACCTCTGGCTTCCTCGTCCCCGGCTACTACGTCTTCGCCAAAAACAATATCTCCGCCAGCGACTTTAAGCGCACCGTCAACGCCGGGCATGAAACCAACGCGCTGGCCGTCGCCAACAAGCAGGTGGATGTCGCCACCAACAACACCGAGAACCTCGACAAGCTGAAAACCTCCGCGCCAGAGAAGCTGAAAGAACTGAAAGTGATCTGGAAGTCGCCGCTGATCCCCGGCGATCCGATCGTCTGGCGCAAAAATCTGTCCGAAACCACCAAAGACAAGATCTACGACTTCTTTATGAACTACGGCAAAACGCCGGAAGAGAAAGCGGTGCTGGAACGCCTGGGCTGGGCCCCGTTCCGCGCCTCCAGCGACCTGCAACTGGTACCGATTCGCCAGCTCGCGCTGTTTAAAGAGATGCAGGGCGTGAAAGGCAATAAAGGGCTGAATGAGCAGGACAAGCTCGCGAAAACCACCGAGATTCAGGCGCAACTGGATGACCTGGACCGCCTGAACAACGCGTTAAGCGCGATGAGTTCGGTGAGTAAAGCGGTGCAGTAACCCCTTTGCCCGGTGGCGCTACGCTTACCGGGCCTACCGTAGGCCGGATAAGGCAACGCCGCCATCCGGCAAAAAAACGGAGCAATCTATGCAAACCATCACCATCGCCCCACCCAAGCGTAGCTGGTTCTCGCTTCTGAGCTGGGCCGTTGTTCTCGCCGTGCTGGTCGTCTCGTGGCAGGGCGCGGAAATGGCCCCGCTCACGCTGATTAAAGACGGCGGCAACATGGCGACGTTCGCCGCCGACTTCTTCCCGCCCGATTTCAGCCAGTGGCAGGATTACCTCACCGAAATGGCCGTCACGCTGCAAATCGCCGTCTGGGGCACCGCGCTGGCGGTGGTTCTCTCCATCCCCTTCGGTCTGATGAGCGCCGAAAACCTGGTGCCGTGGTGGGTTTACCAGCCCGTTCGCCGCCTGATGGACGCCTGCCGCGCCATTAACGAAATGGTCTTCGCCATGCTGTTCGTGGTCGCCGTCGGTCTCGGCCCATTCGCTGGCGTGCTGGCGCTATTTATTCACACCACCGGCGTGCTCTCCAAGCTGCTTTCCGAAGCGGTAGAAGCAATTGAACCTGGCCCGGTGGAAGGCATTCGCGCCACCGGCGCCAACAAGCTGGAAGAGATCCTCTACGGCGTGCTGCCGCAGGTGATGCCGCTGCTGATCTCCTACTCCCTCTATCGCTTCGAGTCCAACGTCCGCTCGGCGACCGTCGTCGGCATGGTCGGCGCAGGCGGGATCGGCGTCACCCTGTGGGAAGCGATTCGCGGTTTCCAGTTCCAGCAAACCTGCGCCCTGATGGTGCTGATTATCGTCACGGTCAGCCTGCTGGATTTCCTCTCTCAACGGTTGCGTAAGCACTTTATCTGATAAGCGAGGCATTGATAGCTATGCACTTGTCTACACATCCGACCAGCTACCCAACACGCTATCAGGAGATAGCCGCAAAACTTGAGCAGGAGCTTCGTCAACACTACCGCTGCGGCGACTATCTTCCCGCCGAGCAGCAACTGGCAGCGCGCTTTGAGGTGAACCGCCACACCCTGCGCCGCGCCATCGACCAACTGGTGGAAAAAGGCTGGGTACAGCGCCGTCAGGGCGTCGGCGTGCTGGTGCTGATGCGCCCGTTCGATTACCCGCTCAACGCCCAGGCGCGTTTTAGCCAGAACCTGCTGGACCAGGGCAGCCATCCCACCAGCGAAAAACTGCTGTCGGTATTGCGCCCCGCGTCCGGCCACGTCGCTGACGCACTGGGGATTACCGAGGGCGAGAACGTCATCCACCTGCGCACCCTGCGTCGGGTCAACGGCGTCGCGCTCTGTTTAATCGACCACTACTTTGCGGACCTCACCCTTTGGCCGACGCTGCAACGCTTCGACAGCGGCTCGCTGCACGATTTTCTACGCGAGCAAACGGGGATTGCGCTGCGCCGCAGCCAGACGCGGATCAGCGCCCGCCGCGCCCAGGCCAAAGAGTGCCAGCGCCTTGAAATCCCGAATATGTCGCCGCTGCTGTGCGTGCGCACCCTTAACCACCGTGACGGTGAAAGCAGCCCGGCGGAGTACTCCGTCAGCCTGACGCGCGCCGACATGATTGAATTCACTATGGAGCACTGAATGCACGCAGATACCGCGACCCGCCAGCACTGGATGTCCGTGCTGGCGCACAGCCAACCGGCTGAACTGGCAGCCCGCCTGAACGCGCTGAACATCACCGCCGACTATGAAGTGATCCGCACTGCCGAAACTGGCCTGGTGCAGATTCAGGCGCGAATGGGCGGCACCGGCGAACGCTTTTTTGCCGGCGACGCCACGCTCACCCGCGCCGCCGTACGCCTGACTGACGGCACCCTCGGCTACAGCTGGGTGCTGGGGCGCGACAAACAGCACGCCGAACGCTGCGCGCTGATTGACGCGTTGATGCAGCAATCTCGCCATTTTCAAAACTTATCAGAAACCC
Protein-coding regions in this window:
- the kdgT gene encoding 2-keto-3-deoxygluconate transporter, encoding MKIKATMERIPGGMMLIPLLLGAVLNTFAPNTGEYFGSFTKGMIGGTVPILAVWFFCIGASIDLRATGTVLRKSGTLVLTKIGVAWIVALIAAMFIPENGIQTGFFAGLSVLAIVSAMDMTNGGLYASLMNQYGTKEESGAFVLMSLESGPLMTMVILGSAGLATFEPHHFIGAVLPFLVGFALGNLDHDLRAFFSKATPVLIPFFGFALGNTINLSVIMDTGLLGIALGVAVIVITGIPLIIADRVIGGGNGTAGIAASSAAGAAVANPVIIAQINPSFAPVAASATALVAASVIVTAILVPIITALYARRFGKVPAAETSTTASVSQAAHH
- a CDS encoding zinc ribbon domain-containing protein YjdM gives rise to the protein MSLPHCPKCNSEYTYEDNGMYICPECAHEWNDAEPAQDSDELIVKDANGNLLADGDSVTVVKDLKVKGSSSMLKIGTKVKNIRLVEGDHNIDCKIDGFGPMKLKSEFVKKN
- the yjdN gene encoding VOC family metalloprotein YjdN translates to MPLSPYIAFAGNCADAIAYYQQTLGAELLYKITFGEMPKDAQESSDGCPSGQTYPESAIAHANLKIAGSDIMMSDGAQSGNTGYSGFTLVLDTQDVNEGKRWFDSLAAEGQIEMAWQETFWAHGFGKVTDRYGLPWMINVVKQPGG
- the phnC gene encoding phosphonate ABC transporter ATP-binding protein, which gives rise to MQTIIRVEQLSKTFNQHQALHAVDLNIHHGEMVALLGPSGSGKSTLLRHLSGLIIGDKKPECRVELLGRTVQQNGRLARDIRKSRAHTGYIFQQFNLVNRLTVLENVLIGALGSTPFWRTCFSWFTREQKQRALQALTRVGMAHFAYQRVSTLSGGQQQRVAIARALMQQAKVILADEPIASLDPESARIVMDTLRDINQNDGITVVVTLHQVDYALRYCERIVALRQGHVFYDGSSQQFDNERFDHLYRSINRIEENAKAA
- the phnD gene encoding phosphonate ABC transporter substrate-binding protein codes for the protein MNAKIIASLAFTSMFSLSTLLTPAHAEEQEKALNFGIISTESQQNLKPQWTPFLQDMEKKLGVKVNAFFAPDYAGIIQGMRFNKVDIAWYGNLSAMEAVDRANGQVFAQTVAADGSPGYWSVLIVNKDSPINNLNDLLAKRKDLTFGNGDPNSTSGFLVPGYYVFAKNNISASDFKRTVNAGHETNALAVANKQVDVATNNTENLDKLKTSAPEKLKELKVIWKSPLIPGDPIVWRKNLSETTKDKIYDFFMNYGKTPEEKAVLERLGWAPFRASSDLQLVPIRQLALFKEMQGVKGNKGLNEQDKLAKTTEIQAQLDDLDRLNNALSAMSSVSKAVQ
- the phnE gene encoding phosphonate ABC transporter, permease protein PhnE, with protein sequence MQTITIAPPKRSWFSLLSWAVVLAVLVVSWQGAEMAPLTLIKDGGNMATFAADFFPPDFSQWQDYLTEMAVTLQIAVWGTALAVVLSIPFGLMSAENLVPWWVYQPVRRLMDACRAINEMVFAMLFVVAVGLGPFAGVLALFIHTTGVLSKLLSEAVEAIEPGPVEGIRATGANKLEEILYGVLPQVMPLLISYSLYRFESNVRSATVVGMVGAGGIGVTLWEAIRGFQFQQTCALMVLIIVTVSLLDFLSQRLRKHFI
- the phnF gene encoding phosphonate metabolism transcriptional regulator PhnF translates to MHLSTHPTSYPTRYQEIAAKLEQELRQHYRCGDYLPAEQQLAARFEVNRHTLRRAIDQLVEKGWVQRRQGVGVLVLMRPFDYPLNAQARFSQNLLDQGSHPTSEKLLSVLRPASGHVADALGITEGENVIHLRTLRRVNGVALCLIDHYFADLTLWPTLQRFDSGSLHDFLREQTGIALRRSQTRISARRAQAKECQRLEIPNMSPLLCVRTLNHRDGESSPAEYSVSLTRADMIEFTMEH
- the phnG gene encoding phosphonate C-P lyase system protein PhnG yields the protein MHADTATRQHWMSVLAHSQPAELAARLNALNITADYEVIRTAETGLVQIQARMGGTGERFFAGDATLTRAAVRLTDGTLGYSWVLGRDKQHAERCALIDALMQQSRHFQNLSETLIAPLDADRMARIAARQAEVNASRVDFFTMVRGDNA